In Chitinophaga sp. HK235, a single window of DNA contains:
- a CDS encoding DUF6580 family putative transport protein, with protein MSLKNLNPRFGILLLFMLAAGIIRVMLGADQSTLQPIAMFTPVGAMALFGGASFSEKWKSYAFPLLTLFLSDLVLMQVFHPEYAQGLLYKGWMANYISFVFIVLVGQLMIRKMSAGRIALASVAAALVHFTVSNFGVWLSGSTDITTGLPYTQDLAGLTKCYILAIPFMQYFLVGTLVYSAIFFGSFALVQRKLHLAR; from the coding sequence ATGTCTTTAAAGAATCTTAATCCCCGATTTGGTATACTGCTGCTGTTTATGCTGGCAGCTGGTATTATACGCGTGATGTTGGGAGCTGATCAGTCTACTCTCCAACCGATCGCCATGTTTACTCCGGTAGGAGCAATGGCCCTGTTTGGTGGTGCTTCCTTCTCCGAAAAATGGAAATCATATGCTTTCCCGCTGCTGACATTGTTTTTGAGTGATTTGGTACTGATGCAGGTTTTCCACCCGGAATATGCACAAGGTCTGTTATACAAAGGCTGGATGGCTAACTACATCAGCTTTGTGTTTATCGTGCTGGTTGGTCAGCTGATGATCCGCAAGATGAGCGCGGGCCGTATTGCCCTGGCTTCTGTGGCAGCAGCACTGGTACATTTCACTGTTTCCAACTTCGGCGTATGGCTGAGCGGTTCCACTGATATCACCACCGGTTTGCCTTACACCCAAGACCTGGCCGGCCTCACCAAATGTTATATTCTCGCCATACCGTTTATGCAGTATTTCCTGGTAGGAACCCTGGTATACAGCGCGATCTTCTTCGGTAGCTTTGCACTGGTACAACGCAAGCTGCACCTGGCCCGCTAA
- a CDS encoding DUF5074 domain-containing protein, whose translation MRRFTLRLQQLFLLAAAVMLTFSACTKENVAAIVVPVISSPGLKDGKDTIAVGDTRVLSPQLTNANNATFLWLVNGVPSGSDSTFTFTPTTSGDYTISFKISSGNSFNSFFYRIKVTDKYDNGFFIVNEGWFGHGPGDVNFYRYGDDTVYQNIFQRENPGKTLGTTTEFGAIYNNRIYLLSKQGPMVIADAHNMKEIGRIAQLPADGRAFCGINPNLGLISTVNGIYQLNLQTLTVGAKIAGIDGQVGTMLKEGNYVFVMSQNNGIVVLNASDFSIVSTLVKADIGLARTPDGTIWAGAGQKLFAIDPATLTVTNIDVPFTLNGAWGAWNATMISASSIENAVFIAKTNAWGAGGREIYKYQPGNPSSLQTPFVTLPANRELIGAGFRYNPNNNTLIATAVEPGYGDHYKQNTLFIYDATTAATIKSIPYEGFFFPAIPVFNKQ comes from the coding sequence ATGCGAAGATTTACTCTCCGACTTCAGCAGCTCTTTCTACTGGCAGCAGCTGTAATGCTAACTTTTTCCGCCTGTACCAAAGAGAATGTTGCAGCAATTGTTGTTCCTGTGATCAGCAGCCCTGGCCTGAAAGACGGAAAAGATACCATTGCTGTTGGTGATACCCGGGTGTTAAGCCCCCAGCTGACCAATGCCAACAATGCTACTTTTCTGTGGCTCGTGAATGGCGTACCTTCCGGCAGTGACTCCACATTTACCTTTACTCCCACTACCTCCGGCGACTATACGATTTCCTTCAAGATAAGCTCCGGCAACAGTTTCAATTCCTTCTTCTACCGGATCAAGGTTACTGATAAATATGATAACGGTTTCTTTATCGTGAACGAAGGCTGGTTTGGCCATGGCCCCGGAGATGTTAACTTCTACCGTTACGGAGATGATACCGTGTATCAGAACATCTTCCAGCGGGAGAATCCTGGTAAAACACTGGGTACTACCACTGAGTTCGGTGCTATCTACAACAACCGGATTTACCTGTTGTCCAAACAGGGACCGATGGTAATAGCAGATGCACACAACATGAAGGAAATAGGTCGTATAGCCCAGTTGCCTGCTGACGGACGGGCTTTCTGCGGTATCAATCCTAATCTGGGCCTTATCTCTACTGTTAATGGCATCTACCAGCTGAACCTGCAAACACTGACTGTTGGAGCTAAAATAGCCGGCATTGATGGTCAGGTAGGTACTATGCTGAAAGAAGGCAATTATGTGTTTGTCATGTCTCAGAACAATGGTATCGTAGTGCTGAACGCCAGTGATTTCAGCATTGTAAGCACCCTGGTAAAAGCAGACATCGGGCTGGCCCGCACACCGGACGGTACTATCTGGGCGGGTGCCGGTCAGAAGCTGTTTGCCATTGATCCGGCGACACTGACCGTTACCAATATCGATGTGCCTTTCACGCTCAACGGTGCCTGGGGTGCCTGGAACGCCACCATGATCAGTGCTTCCTCCATTGAAAACGCTGTGTTCATCGCTAAAACCAATGCCTGGGGCGCTGGTGGCAGAGAGATCTACAAATATCAGCCGGGCAACCCTTCTTCCCTGCAAACACCTTTCGTGACTTTGCCGGCGAACAGAGAGCTGATCGGCGCCGGTTTCCGGTATAATCCGAACAATAACACCCTGATAGCCACGGCTGTTGAGCCAGGCTATGGGGACCACTATAAACAGAACACACTGTTTATCTATGACGCCACTACAGCAGCTACGATCAAGAGCATTCCTTACGAAGGCTTTTTCTTCCCTGCTATTCCGGTGTTCAACAAACAATAA
- the cobU gene encoding bifunctional adenosylcobinamide kinase/adenosylcobinamide-phosphate guanylyltransferase has protein sequence MITLVTGGARSGKSRYAQEQALTESQQPVYVATAKVWDEDFAQRIQRHKTERGSQWTNYEEELYVSKLPLGGRTVVVDCVTLWLTNFFTLHDYDADKTLAALQAEIDALQQQQGHFLIVTNEIGMGVHAETAVGRKFTDLQGWANQYIARIADTVVLMISGIPVVIKKQEK, from the coding sequence ATGATTACGCTGGTGACAGGTGGAGCCCGGTCCGGTAAAAGCAGGTATGCGCAGGAACAGGCGCTTACAGAGAGCCAACAGCCGGTATATGTGGCCACCGCCAAAGTATGGGATGAGGATTTCGCACAGCGTATCCAACGCCATAAAACAGAACGCGGCTCCCAATGGACCAACTATGAGGAAGAGCTGTATGTCAGCAAACTTCCGCTCGGGGGTAGAACCGTTGTGGTTGACTGCGTTACATTGTGGCTGACGAATTTTTTCACGCTCCACGATTATGATGCCGACAAAACGCTTGCTGCTCTGCAGGCGGAGATCGACGCCCTTCAACAACAACAAGGCCACTTCCTGATCGTTACCAATGAAATAGGTATGGGCGTACACGCCGAAACCGCGGTGGGACGGAAGTTTACAGACCTTCAGGGCTGGGCCAATCAATATATAGCACGCATAGCCGATACCGTAGTGCTCATGATTTCAGGGATCCCTGTTGTGATTAAAAAACAGGAAAAATAA
- the cobT gene encoding nicotinate-nucleotide--dimethylbenzimidazole phosphoribosyltransferase: MQHITISPLSNELKTALQDKIDQKTKPPGSLGRLEQLALQVGLIQNSLTPALKNPSIIVFAGDHGIAADGLVNPFPQAVTAQMVYNFLQGGAAINVFCRQHQLKLTVVDAGVNHEFPPHPLLKDRKIARGTQNYLHGPAMSPDQCRLAMQAGADEVKLAYEAGCNTIGFGEMGIGNTSSAALLMSYFTGIPIADCIGIGTGSNAQQLTQKIAVLQQVMAHHVKPKTAEQALATFGGFEIAMITGAILQAAALKMIVVIDGFIVTAALLAATAMQPAVKDYCVFAHCSEEKGHKAMLQFLGVKPVMQLDMRLGEGTGAAMAIPVIQSAVLFLNEMASFNSAQVSNRTI; the protein is encoded by the coding sequence ATGCAGCACATAACCATCTCACCACTGTCGAATGAGCTGAAAACAGCATTACAGGATAAGATAGACCAGAAAACAAAGCCACCCGGTTCACTGGGGAGGCTTGAGCAGCTGGCGTTACAGGTTGGCCTGATACAAAACAGCCTTACGCCTGCATTGAAAAATCCATCCATTATTGTATTTGCGGGTGACCATGGCATTGCTGCCGATGGACTGGTAAATCCTTTCCCGCAGGCCGTTACCGCCCAGATGGTGTACAACTTTCTGCAGGGCGGTGCAGCCATCAACGTATTTTGCAGGCAACACCAATTGAAGCTGACAGTAGTAGATGCCGGTGTAAACCATGAGTTCCCGCCGCATCCGCTGTTAAAAGACCGTAAAATAGCCCGTGGTACACAAAACTACCTCCACGGGCCGGCCATGTCACCGGATCAGTGCCGGCTGGCCATGCAGGCTGGCGCCGATGAAGTAAAGCTGGCATATGAAGCTGGCTGCAATACCATCGGCTTTGGGGAAATGGGCATAGGCAACACTTCTTCTGCCGCCCTGCTGATGAGTTATTTTACCGGCATCCCGATAGCTGACTGCATAGGGATAGGCACGGGCTCCAATGCCCAGCAGCTTACACAGAAAATAGCAGTACTGCAGCAGGTAATGGCACATCATGTAAAACCCAAAACCGCAGAACAGGCGCTGGCCACCTTCGGCGGTTTTGAAATAGCGATGATTACCGGTGCCATCCTTCAGGCTGCCGCCCTGAAAATGATCGTGGTGATAGACGGGTTTATCGTCACCGCCGCCCTGCTGGCAGCCACAGCCATGCAGCCTGCCGTGAAAGACTATTGCGTATTTGCGCATTGCTCAGAAGAAAAAGGCCACAAAGCTATGCTGCAGTTCCTTGGCGTAAAGCCTGTTATGCAGCTGGACATGCGCCTCGGAGAAGGTACCGGCGCTGCCATGGCTATTCCCGTAATCCAAAGCGCCGTGCTGTTCCTCAATGAAATGGCCAGCTTCAACAGCGCGCAAGTATCAAACCGCACAATATGA
- a CDS encoding adenosylcobinamide-GDP ribazoletransferase gives MRKQWQLLLTAIMFYTRIPVTVNTDYHPDMLSKATRYLPLIGWITGAIMLAVLYVFGDIAPRLVAILLSIILSIWVTGAFHEDGFADMCDGFGGGWTKERILEIMKDSRIGTYGMLGLLLLMTMKYICLIPLTLNKVMLAVIIAQPLSRFVAVSIIYTHEYVRENEDSKAKPISKGICLPDLLLAACFGIFPLLGVIAFTGNYALLLILPALVLVRWYMARLMSKWIGGYTGDCLGAVQQVSETVIYLCFCILAWKYTS, from the coding sequence ATGAGAAAACAGTGGCAGCTTTTGCTCACCGCTATCATGTTTTATACACGTATACCCGTTACCGTTAATACGGACTATCATCCCGATATGCTCAGCAAAGCCACCCGTTATCTGCCGTTGATAGGCTGGATAACAGGTGCCATTATGCTTGCCGTGCTGTATGTTTTCGGTGACATTGCTCCCAGGCTGGTAGCCATTCTGTTGTCTATTATCCTCAGCATCTGGGTAACCGGCGCCTTCCATGAAGATGGTTTTGCCGACATGTGCGATGGCTTTGGCGGCGGATGGACCAAAGAGCGTATCCTGGAAATCATGAAAGACAGCCGTATCGGCACCTATGGCATGCTGGGCCTGCTGTTGCTCATGACTATGAAATACATCTGCCTGATACCGCTGACACTCAACAAGGTAATGCTGGCTGTCATCATAGCCCAGCCCCTGAGCCGGTTTGTAGCGGTAAGCATCATCTATACCCATGAGTACGTACGGGAAAATGAAGACAGCAAAGCCAAACCGATATCCAAAGGCATCTGCCTGCCTGATCTGCTGCTGGCAGCCTGCTTCGGCATATTTCCACTGCTGGGGGTGATCGCTTTTACAGGCAACTATGCCCTCCTGCTGATACTGCCGGCACTGGTGCTCGTACGCTGGTATATGGCACGCCTCATGAGCAAATGGATCGGCGGTTATACCGGCGACTGCCTGGGTGCTGTACAACAAGTTTCTGAAACAGTCATATATTTGTGCTTTTGTATTCTCGCATGGAAATATACCTCATAA
- the cobC gene encoding alpha-ribazole phosphatase, which yields MEIYLIRHTTPAIESGICYGFSDIDVADTFETEVAAIKAKLPAGDFDVYTSPLQRCSKLATALFNKEITADDRLKEMNFGAWEMLAWDAIGREELQTWADDFVQARVPQGESYEELYSRSMELIQELVEKDRNAVIFTHGGVIRSILAHATNTPLVDSFDLKVQYGRISQLKVEDGDIKVVFYNS from the coding sequence ATGGAAATATACCTCATAAGACATACAACACCTGCCATCGAAAGCGGTATCTGTTACGGCTTTTCAGACATCGATGTGGCAGACACCTTTGAAACGGAAGTGGCTGCTATCAAAGCTAAACTGCCTGCCGGCGATTTCGACGTGTATACCAGCCCGTTACAGCGCTGCAGCAAACTGGCCACAGCCCTCTTTAACAAGGAAATTACTGCAGACGACCGCCTGAAAGAAATGAATTTCGGTGCCTGGGAAATGCTTGCCTGGGACGCCATCGGCCGGGAAGAACTGCAAACATGGGCCGATGATTTTGTACAGGCCCGCGTTCCGCAGGGTGAAAGCTATGAAGAGCTGTACAGCCGCAGCATGGAGCTAATTCAGGAACTGGTGGAAAAAGACAGAAATGCTGTGATCTTCACTCATGGCGGCGTGATCCGTTCTATACTGGCCCACGCTACCAATACGCCGCTGGTCGACTCCTTCGATCTCAAGGTGCAATATGGCAGGATTTCACAACTGAAAGTAGAAGATGGAGATATAAAGGTTGTTTTTTATAATTCATAA
- a CDS encoding twin-arginine translocase TatA/TatE family subunit, translated as MATSLLNIPFLFLQEIGIKELLLIALVVLLLFGGKKIPELMRGLGSGIREFKDAKDEPKKESKGTSEAK; from the coding sequence ATGGCAACATCACTTTTGAATATTCCGTTTTTGTTTCTGCAGGAAATAGGTATTAAGGAATTACTGCTGATCGCACTGGTAGTTCTCCTGTTGTTTGGTGGTAAAAAAATACCTGAGTTGATGCGCGGTTTGGGCAGCGGCATACGCGAGTTCAAAGATGCCAAAGATGAACCTAAGAAAGAGTCCAAAGGTACTTCCGAAGCAAAATAA
- a CDS encoding DUF5690 family protein, whose amino-acid sequence MLTIPWIQKRLERAPNVVLSLYAALVAFGTYSCMYAFRKPFTAGIFEGLSFMGIDYKIWLVISQTIGYACSKFYGIRFIAEMKGNYRAQYIIVLILISWVALLGFAMVPAPWNIPFLFINGFPLGMIWGLVFSYLEGRRGTEFMGAVLSISFIFSSGFVKSVGKMTMMDWQVSEYWMPFVTGLVFLLPILVFILLLEQIPPPGEQDVLMRTKRVPMNKQERKRFLQTFLPGLVLLIGSYVLLTVLRDIRDNFAADIWKDLGYGTTAGIFTQTEIPVSIAIIVVMGLLVFVKNNYQAFMLNHLFVITGFLIALVSTLLFRQHQLDPVWWMTLTGLGLYMGYIPFNCIFFERLIAVFKYASNVGFIMYVADSFGYLGSVGVMLFKNAGSLSMSWSQFFINALLGACVTGILMMLLSSWYFKKKYSGESLHLRMVN is encoded by the coding sequence ATGCTGACTATTCCCTGGATACAGAAGCGGCTGGAACGGGCGCCGAACGTAGTTTTATCTTTATATGCCGCCCTGGTGGCATTTGGAACCTATTCCTGCATGTATGCTTTCCGTAAACCATTTACGGCGGGGATATTTGAAGGGCTCTCTTTTATGGGTATCGACTATAAGATCTGGCTGGTAATCAGTCAGACGATCGGTTATGCCTGCAGTAAATTTTATGGTATCCGCTTTATTGCTGAAATGAAGGGCAACTACCGGGCACAATATATTATTGTTTTGATACTGATATCGTGGGTGGCTCTGCTGGGGTTTGCTATGGTACCGGCTCCCTGGAATATTCCTTTTCTTTTTATCAATGGGTTTCCGCTGGGGATGATCTGGGGGCTGGTGTTTAGTTACCTGGAAGGCAGACGAGGCACAGAGTTTATGGGAGCGGTGCTTTCTATCAGCTTTATTTTTTCTTCCGGTTTTGTAAAGTCGGTAGGTAAGATGACCATGATGGACTGGCAGGTATCAGAGTACTGGATGCCTTTTGTAACCGGCCTGGTGTTTTTACTGCCTATCCTGGTGTTTATTCTTTTGCTGGAGCAGATACCTCCGCCGGGAGAGCAGGACGTGCTGATGCGTACTAAACGGGTGCCTATGAATAAACAGGAACGTAAACGGTTTTTACAGACCTTTCTGCCAGGTTTGGTACTGTTGATCGGCAGTTATGTGTTGCTGACCGTTTTACGGGATATACGCGACAATTTTGCTGCAGATATCTGGAAGGACCTGGGTTATGGTACGACAGCAGGCATCTTCACACAAACGGAAATACCTGTGTCTATTGCCATTATTGTTGTGATGGGACTGCTGGTGTTTGTGAAGAACAACTACCAGGCATTTATGCTGAATCATCTGTTTGTGATTACCGGATTCCTGATAGCGCTGGTGAGTACACTGTTGTTCCGCCAGCATCAGCTGGACCCTGTGTGGTGGATGACATTGACGGGACTGGGGCTGTATATGGGTTATATTCCTTTCAACTGTATCTTTTTTGAGCGGCTGATTGCGGTGTTCAAATATGCCAGCAACGTAGGTTTTATTATGTATGTAGCGGATTCTTTCGGGTATCTGGGTAGTGTAGGGGTGATGTTGTTTAAGAATGCCGGTAGTTTATCGATGTCCTGGAGCCAGTTTTTTATAAATGCCCTGTTGGGCGCGTGTGTTACCGGCATCCTCATGATGTTGTTATCTTCCTGGTATTTCAAAAAAAAGTATAGTGGCGAAAGCCTGCATTTGCGAATGGTGAACTAA
- a CDS encoding SusD/RagB family nutrient-binding outer membrane lipoprotein: protein MKSLKIVAFTALAGIALSSCNKKFEEYSINSNKPAKVPPSLVLGGILGDMNADKPWSSVMRWNQFDCCNYNYYGDQRYDWNGADFGSYFSMTNVQQMEAEAKRLGGKDVNPYTAIGKFARAFFYYRMSSLVGGLPLTKALQGKDNITPVYDAQKTVFIQILQWLEEANTQLATQIANPDMSASAEGQVLKGDFYFGNDMGKWQRAVNTFRLRVLIALSKKATDTDINVAKQFNDIVSNPAKYPLMESMDHNMQFIYNNINKYPSNPDNLGFDATRYNMSATYLNTLVGLNDPRAYVTAEPATKQINELHKLPSDITAYVGASSGESQEDMSSKMSNVDTAAYSLRSRSRYYSSYAAEPGVIIGFPELCFNMAEAINRGWVNGDAEAWYKKGIKASLGFYGIPTAVAGTVTKTYKGVRYDIPFDFENTYYQQATVKYLGNNADGLKQIITQKYLAFFENSGWEAYFNTRRTGVPTFLTGAGTGNSGVIPKRFKYPDTEKATNTVNWSASLQSQFGGSTDDINAQMWLLQ, encoded by the coding sequence ATGAAATCATTGAAAATAGTTGCCTTCACTGCACTCGCAGGTATCGCCCTCAGCAGTTGCAACAAAAAATTTGAAGAATACTCCATCAATTCCAACAAGCCTGCAAAGGTCCCGCCAAGTCTGGTGCTGGGCGGCATCCTGGGAGATATGAACGCCGACAAGCCCTGGAGCAGTGTAATGCGCTGGAACCAGTTTGACTGCTGTAACTACAACTACTATGGTGATCAGCGCTACGACTGGAACGGTGCTGATTTCGGCAGCTACTTCTCCATGACCAACGTACAGCAGATGGAAGCAGAAGCTAAGCGTCTGGGTGGTAAGGATGTCAATCCCTATACCGCTATTGGTAAGTTTGCCCGCGCCTTTTTCTACTACCGGATGAGTAGCCTGGTGGGAGGACTCCCGCTGACTAAAGCACTGCAGGGAAAAGATAATATTACACCCGTGTATGATGCACAGAAAACCGTGTTTATACAGATCCTGCAATGGCTGGAAGAAGCGAACACACAGCTCGCCACACAGATTGCCAACCCGGATATGAGTGCCAGCGCAGAAGGTCAGGTACTGAAAGGTGATTTTTATTTCGGTAATGATATGGGCAAATGGCAGCGTGCTGTCAATACTTTCCGCCTGCGTGTACTCATTGCTCTGAGCAAAAAGGCCACAGATACAGATATTAACGTGGCTAAACAATTTAATGATATTGTTAGTAATCCTGCCAAATATCCATTAATGGAATCAATGGATCATAACATGCAGTTTATCTACAACAATATCAATAAATACCCATCAAACCCTGATAACCTGGGCTTTGACGCTACCCGGTATAATATGTCGGCCACGTATCTTAATACCCTCGTGGGGCTTAACGATCCCAGAGCTTATGTGACCGCAGAACCAGCTACCAAACAGATTAATGAACTGCATAAATTACCTTCTGATATCACTGCCTATGTAGGTGCTTCTTCCGGTGAGAGCCAGGAAGATATGTCTTCCAAAATGTCGAATGTGGATACTGCAGCATATTCCCTGCGCAGCAGAAGCCGCTACTACAGCAGCTATGCAGCAGAACCTGGTGTTATCATCGGTTTCCCTGAGCTGTGTTTTAACATGGCAGAAGCTATCAACCGCGGATGGGTTAACGGAGATGCGGAAGCATGGTATAAAAAAGGTATCAAAGCGTCACTGGGCTTTTACGGTATTCCTACTGCTGTAGCCGGTACAGTAACCAAAACGTATAAGGGTGTACGTTATGATATTCCTTTCGATTTCGAAAACACCTACTACCAGCAGGCTACCGTGAAATACCTGGGCAACAATGCCGATGGCCTGAAACAGATCATCACCCAGAAATACCTGGCCTTCTTCGAAAACTCTGGCTGGGAGGCTTATTTCAACACGCGCCGTACAGGAGTACCTACTTTCCTGACAGGAGCCGGCACCGGTAACAGCGGCGTTATTCCAAAACGTTTCAAGTATCCTGATACGGAGAAAGCCACCAATACCGTCAACTGGTCTGCTTCCCTGCAAAGCCAGTTTGGTGGCAGTACCGATGATATCAATGCGCAGATGTGGCTGCTGCAATAA